In Eupeodes corollae chromosome 3, idEupCoro1.1, whole genome shotgun sequence, a single genomic region encodes these proteins:
- the LOC129952422 gene encoding protein dopey-1 homolog isoform X1: MESADALEEEKKLLNEAKYRNYMSNIDKALRNFEYSSEWADLISALGKLNKAISSNTQYQIIPRRIKISKRLAQCMHPALPSGVHLKALETYDVIFSKTGPERLATELFIYSAGLFPLLGYAAMNVRPALLGVYEKYFVPLGDKLRPALSGFLSGVLPGYENGLDHYDRTNTLLTQVCVAVNPKYFYTVMWECVATNASIRLPAISYLLDHFNKRLGMQQQVYIMGHNRDVMMSGLCACLNDSLILVQRNTLEFLLLGFPMHTHYLSEADLVKLVTNGLNTILRRDMSLNRRLYSWLLGAEVAKSSSSKLEQSLDDTTDESTESNFDKHSKHILIQSIICTLKFSLESTPVDLKPYRIMVSLLDKAEIGSAVLDYVLCDIIRTMSLSSGNVEVVKSANLLFATFDPAYIWSFMTIIYEKSCKKRNESSHLTRNLRHSSSASKGGEKFQCQVGSGEPSLVEICYLTEFLLETISLEMYNETTRIYLPKVFLAITQMLTIHSEYLSSDDIIASLKLCMKIVSRVQPMITSPVKLYAKSQVTGQDDQSMGGESVQSANAVSGSSTALPGSTLEKSKSDSKLNQSAAAFDVDANKDSLSSSDEPIRRSNSNQNIDRRPNTSPKKTKKAKSFSKLSELDKEICPDTGQLINPQSSSDQDTPLSIKKLKNKKISPQLRLKMKKSRPQDLPVSDRDVSDSVLLSALESKDAVQQETKKVQKPPKETQFMCDTQECTSDEFSILEKCIRQYEVFFEVYLARKVLQINVQRTACTVTVKVETDPESNAPPNVENIFKNEEVYEDVCVERMLEIDRYFETLQVNMMCRSKQLHQLLSRSLISTLDSASDVSDAEFKDCLSSGEHLDKLQMFDEKTERNINKLMELRLSDSLRNAIRLAANLLVEMSTFPNCNKNLVLDKTENELPSWLKVLTLVASYTQSDKELQLAAITTLFDLISLLKSQIEHTTSPGVTFVVMLPLLKFGHVSYIENKTRIFQLITSVLWNYLGESTIDPMQITSLLYQLHNCLESGIVETVIGNRMSSHYDAQLLKLRTGDMKALSNYKTDRASEIKMMCVSPVQPIEHTDHLKESESQSFKKFELLWHLGRDKQPSKGFEKTLLRVLDTLGLPYYMPIRTFVTKWLQESLLRGDLSRLLKPLHKILLSSNTRRIGIVHFHLMKKDGEEAMAADAKEAEDKCDSVTDRGVFAISSEDGNVKYHIDSSLTKKRSPIRSFQKKIFGVTLGSKNKTSIFVSDKTTSSITESDTNIGLTINPLENEMDSVGSEEIPSLSSSAPNKMETSRKSSGNSDKEEKTVDIEDEDDDGPGMFDSSSTDDSECSTFETESENRENSVEKDIPTGGVGCGSLGNIKRYVGDCERVSEKLTEHDRTKNRKTYKLTRAGSEVMEKLENAMSSVVVDGHAVEGGDAVHVADEYFGSSADIVETFVGDLMDAVSKTCDQPKSTSSPRKKLKRVDAMRDQKSIKKSVSVGSGKDKKRMSCISKTSTDSNNSLLGGRSSNEEKGTVSESDGGSDEDVFVEEEPSSRSEKQSIGSGATINVEDKRRSLSLETGGTGHKIEWDLAKETLEKSKHNLEILRQNVALEAGKKHGHKKKNSKDFKRNFDKIHPFHTHMLLYFGVYDTKQTLYAFQTLRNIIACDTRTFLCLSITTSFSSGSMKQLLIRHRKTILGKGFAGSITNTEFSQSYRGCMHLEVLVTICLYYARGFFHKESTEGNDIPRKEDIVGNYKVQLQSVELLTLICSELIDIVKGMGKGLACYIADLMARCKLQKIILHCINSSVISFNQIRDHTLSEEILNFNNAGDEHLHAESFQIQLLRLLMAVIKLEYEVTLLQNESGSVEVGKGDTVSSNSPTRLSADGPVTNVKYLPNCLISQQHMFLSAVLSALQADHLRHVHRNWTDLVTSSLNCFTFGSLTNIVISVVHQLCNNLDKIAKFSLKQQCNFPPDYVVSQLEAITILCHYCLLDNTQQTTLSHLFNQAYPQTSAAVQSSNTGQLLNNIVHSFLSSQNSTDAQSRTAQHMAARNAVLSHLSRIVTSVAAIWDSELGQVRQVKQQLMEFLSPVSLHHGANFLAAVAVTWQERGEAHRKRTAAERNEVKLSIAEQFLRNSTPQACPEQLSLVKLVSSIRVMPMDSFVQTLHQVVKSPPPIHRPPAGLTIEVSALELFYFYMKSAPAPQLGDSWSSLLVLLRDGLNLSPPAQFTLLMLLSEFVQRCPQMPFQDKKDIRDVHDITSRLIEALTTVAGACLEPTTWLRRNLAVKEDTSPVTPDGTLKDLTGTQQYCIQAHSVLAATLANLLDVAYGSQEKDKVVTIVTNLMYTIMPYLKNHTARNIPSFYASSSLLASLSGYQYTRKAWRKDMLDLLLDNSFFQMDISCLPFWKQIMDSLMTYDSTTFRELMSRVSPAQGGSLYIFASREQEYEQRAMFLKRLAFVIFCSELDQYHKYMPEIQEQLANSLRLLPVIPAVQSAVFLCFRVLLLRMSPDHVTSLWPTIIAEMVQVFLAIEQELKSTTDDLRLNASNNNNSNNSNSQQMSWTANSSNGIASQNHLYHWRAVQLETAKLLELGCVLPATNLPHFQMYRWAFVGTEFNASENSISNGDFDDMLPNSTQYVPHIRRIARLMDQKYSVHSPKPDCKRGTHLVLTCQQIVSLQDLYGFFSTLSVTCPTPRNFADTGKEVSSCLAEIEEILAKDFLEKMPTSTTPR, translated from the exons GCTATTTCCAGCAACACACAGTATCAAATAATCCCGAGACGAATAAAGATTTCCAAGCGTTTGGCACAATGCATGCATCCCGCCCTACCATCCGGTGTACATTTAAAGGCGTTAGAGACGTACGATGTGATATTCAGCAAGACCGGACCCGAGCGCTTGGCCACCGAACTCTTTATCTACAG tgcGGGTCTTTTTCCATTACTCGGTTATGCTGCCATGAACGTGCGTCCTGCCCTATTGGgtgtttatgaaaaatattttgtgccTTTGGGAGATAAGCTTAGACCAGCGCTAAGTGGTTTCCTGAGTGGTGTCCTCCCAGGCTATGAAAATGGCCTCGATCACTACGACCGAACCAATACCCTGTTGACGCAGGTGTGCGTTGCCGTCAATCCCAAATATTTCTACACCGTAATGTGGGAATGTGTAGCGACGAATGCTTCAATTCGATTGCCAGCCATCTCCTATCTCTTGGACCATTTCAACAAAAGACTGGGAATGCAGCAACAAGTCTATATAATGGGACACAATCGGGATGTCATGATGTCCGGCTTGTGTGCTTGCCTTAATGATTCTTTAATTCTAgttcaaagaaacaccctggAATTCCTTCTTCTTGGTTTTCCAATGCACACGCATTATCTTAGCGAAGCTGATCTAGTTAAATTAGTCACCAATGGCTTGAATACGATCCTCCGAAGGGATATGTCACTCAATCGTCGTTTATATTCGTGGCTTTTAGGTGCAGAAGTAGCTAAATCGTCGTCGTCAAAGCTCGAGCAGTCACTTGACGACACCACTGACGAGAGTACAGAGTCTAACTTTGATAAACATTCCAAACATATTCTAATACAATCAATAATATGCACACTAAAGTTTAGCCTAGAAAGCACCCCTGTTGACCTCAAACCCTATCGGATTATGGTGTCATTGCTGGACAAAGCAGAAATTGGCAGTGCCGTACTGGATTATGTGTTGTGTGATATAATTCGTACAATGTCATTGTCCAGTGGAAATGTCGAGGTCGTCAAATCGGCCAATCTTCTCTTTGCCACATTTGACCCGGCCTACATTTGGAGTTTTATGACAATCATATATGAGAAATCCTGCAAAAAG CGAAACGAATCGTCTCACCTAACGCGAAACCTCCGACATTCATCATCGGCATCTAAAGGTGGTGAGAAATTCCAGTGTCAAGTGGGATCAGGAGAACCATCGTTGGTGGAAATCTGTTACCTGACCGAATTCCTCCTCGAGACCATATCCCTAGAGATGTACAACGAGACGACTCGTATCTACTTGCCAAAGGTGTTCCTAGCTATAACTCAGATGCTCACTATACACTCGGAATATTTGAGCAGTGACGACATCATTGCCTCCCTGAAGCTATGCATGAAAATTGTTTCCAGAGTTCAACCAATGATAAC aaGCCCGGTAAAACTTTATGCAAAATCACAAGTAACCGGACAAGATGACCAATCGATGGGAGGTGAAAGCGTTCAAAGCGCAAATGCCGTAAGTGGTAGTAGCACTGCATTGCCTGGTAGCAcgctagaaaaaagtaaatccGATTCAAAGCTAAATCAATCGGCAGCCGCTTTCGATGTAGACGCAAACAAGGACAGTCTGAGTAGCTCCGATGAGCCGATACGTCGTTCGAATTCGAACCAAAATATCGATCGCAGGCCCAATACAAGTCCTAAAAAGACTAAAAAAGCTAAATCCTTTTCGAAACTCTCCGAACTGGATAAAGAG ataTGTCCAGACACAGGTCAACTAATAAACCCACAATCCTCATCGGACCAGGATACACCACTCAGTATAAAGAAGCTTAAAAACAAGAAGATCTCTCCACAATTGCGGCTCAAGATGAAGAAGTCACGACCACAAGATCTGCCTGTTTCCGATCGAGATGTTTCTGACTCGGTTCTACTGTCAGCTCTTGAGAGCAAGGATGCAGTCCAGCAGGAAACAAAAAAGGTACAAAAGCCCCCTAAGGAGACACAATTCATGTGTGACACTCAGGAGTGCACATCAGATGAGTTTTCCATTCTGGAGAAGTGCATTCGACAATATGAGGTCTTCTTCGAGGTGTATTTAGCGCGAAAGGTCCTTCAAATCAATGTGCAACGCACCGCCTGCACGGTCACTGTCAAAGTCGAAACAGATCCCGAATCCAATGCACCACCGAATGTTGAGAATATTTTCAAGAACGAAGAAGTCTACGAGGATGTTTGTGTGGAACGTATGCTCGAAATCGATCGATACTTTGAGACACTTCAAGTGAATATGATGTGTCGTTCGAAGCAGCTCCATCAATTGCTTAGTCGATCGCTGATAAGCACTTTGGACTCAGCGAGTGATGTAAGCGATGCCGAGTTCAAAGATTGCCTGTCGAGTGGGGAGCATTTGGATAAATTGCAAATGTTCGACGAGAAAACTGAaagaaatatcaataaattgatGGAACTACGTTTATCCGATTCGCTGAGGAATGCCATAAGACTCGCTGCAAATTTGCTCGTAGAGATGTCCACATTTCCCAATTGCAATAAAAACCTTGTTCTAGATAAAACAG AAAATGAGCTTCCTAGTTGGCTTAAAGTTCTTACGTTGGTGGCGTCATACACTCAGAGCGACAAAGAACTCCAATTAGCCGCAATCACAACGCTCTTTGATTTAATAAG tCTCCTAAAGTCCCAAATCGAGCACACAACAAGTCCAGGTGTCACCTTCGTTGTGATGCTGCCATTGCTGAAATTCGGTCATGTTAgctatattgaaaataaaacgcGAATTTTCCAACTCATCACATCGGTCCTGTGGAACTATCTTGGCGAATCCACCATCGATCCCATGCAGATAACATCATTACTTTACCAACTACACAATTGCCTGGAGAGCGGTATAGTGGAGACGGTAATAGGCAATCGGATGTCCAGCCATTACGATGCCCAGCTCCTGAAACTTCGCACCGGTGATATGAAGGCACTGTCCAACTACAAAACTGATAGAGCTTCTGAGATAAAGATGATGTGTGTATCGCCAGTGCAGCCAATTGAGCATACAGACCATCTTAAGGAGAGTGAGTCGCAGAGTTTCAAGAAGTTTGAACTTCTGTGGCATTTGGGTCGGGACAAACAACCATCGAAGGGATTTGAGAAGACACTTCTGCGGGTGCTGGACACATTGGGTCTGCCCTATTACATGCCCATCAGAACTTTCGTAACCAAATGGCTACAAGAGTCGTTGTTGCGTGGAGACCTGTCGCGTCTCTTGAAGCCACTGCACAAAATACTTCTCTCTTCAAACACCCGTCGGATTGGTATTGTTCACTTTCATTTGATGAAGAAGGACGGCGAAGAAGCAATGGCTGCCGATGCCAAAGAAGCCGAGGATAAGTGTGATAGTGTCACTGATCGGGGAGTGTTTGCTATAAGCTCAGAGGATGGAAATGTTAAGTATCATATAGATTCATCATTGACCAAGAAACGCAGTCCCATTCGGTCGTTCCAAAAGAAGATTTTCGGCGTGACCCTGGGCAGTAAGAACAAAACATCGATTTTTGTTAGCGACAAGACCACCAGTAGTATAACGGAAAGTGACACAAACATCGGGCTAACCATAAATCCTCTGGAAAATGAAATGGATTCTGTGGGCTCGGAGGAAATTCCCTCTTTGAGTAGCAGTGCTCCGAACAAAATGGAAACATCACGAAAAAGCAGCGGAAATAGTGATAAAGAGGAGAAGACCGTTGATATCGAAGACGAGGACGATGATGGACCTGGAATGTTTGACTCTTCTTCGACAGACGATTCCGAGTGCAGTACATTCGAAACAGAATCCGAGAATCGGGAGAACAGTGTTGAAAAGGACATTCCAACAGGAGGAGTGGGATGTGGGTCCCTGGGAAATATCAAACGCTATGTGGGCGACTGTGAAAGAGTCAGTGAAAAATTGACCGAGCACGATCGTACAAAGAATCGCAAGACATACAAATTGACACGCGCTGGCAGTGAGGTCATGGAAAAGCTGGAGAACGCTATGTCCTCGGTTGTTGTTGATGGTCACGCAGTGGAGGGTGGAGATGCGGTCCACGTGGCTGATGAGTACTTTGGTTCGTCGGCAGACATAGTTGAGACATTTGTCGGGGATTTGATGGATGCTGTAAGCAAGACCTGTGATCAGCCTAAGTCAACCTCTTCGCCGCGGAAGAAATTGAAACGCGTCGATGCAATGAGGGACCAAAAGTCTATTAAGAAATCCGTGAGTGTGGGGTCGGGTAAGGATAAGAAGCGAATGAGTTGCATCTCGAAGACATCCACCGACAGCAATAACAGTCTATTGGGTGGTCGCAGTTCGAATGAGGAGAAGGGCACTGTGAGTGAATCCGATGGAGGCAGTGACGAGGATGTTTTCGTTGAGGAGGAACCATCATCGCGTAGTGAAAAACAATCAATTGGTTCGGGCGCTACAATAAACGTTGAGGACAAGAGGAGAAGTTTGAGTCTGGAAACTGGTGGCACAGGACATAAAATCGAGTGGGATCTAGCCAAAGAGACCCTTGAAAAGAGCAAACACAATCTTGAGATCCTGAGGCAGAATGTTGCACTAGAAGCGGGCAAGAAACATGGCCACAAAAAGAAGAATTCCAAGgattttaaacgaaattttGATAAG ATCCATCCCTTTCACACGCATATGTTGCTGTATTTCGGCGTCTATGACACCAAACAAACCCTGTATGCGTTTCAAACACTTCGCAACATCATCGCATGCGATACGCGAACCTTCTTGTGCCTTTCGATTACCACCTCATTCTCGAGTGGTTCGATGAAACAACTCCTCATCCGCCATCGTAAGACTATCCTGGGGAAAGGTTTCGCCGGCAGCATTACAAACACAGAATTTAGTCAAAGTTACCGCGGGTGCATGCACTTGGAGGTCCTAGTCACAATTTGTTTGTACTATGCTCGAGGTTTCTTCCACAAAGAGTCCACGGAAGGCAATGATATCCCACGGAAGGAAGACATTGTAGGCAACTATAAAGTGCAGTTGCAGAGCGTTGAACTACTCACACTGATTTGCAGTGAACTCATTGACATTGTCAAGGGAATGGGCAAGGGACTTGCCTGCTACATTGCTGACTTGATGGCCCGTTGCAAGTTGCAGAAGATAATTTTGCATTGCATCAATTCGTCAGTGATATCGTTCAATCAAATCCGGGATCATACTCTCTCCGAGGAGATCTTGAATTTCAACAACGCCGGCGATGAGCATCTTCATGCTGAATCATTCCAAATTCAATTACTACGTCTGCTGATGGCTGTGATAAAACTCGAGTACGAAGTAACGTTGCTTCAAAACGAGTCTGGTTCTGTGGAAGTGGGAAAAGGCGATACAGTTAGCTCGAATTCGCCAACTCGTCTATCTGCTGATGGTCCAGTGACCAATGTTAAGTATCTGCCGAACTGCCTAATCAGTCAGCAGCATATGTTCCTTTCGGCTGTTCTAAGTGCTCTGCAGGCAGACCATTTGAGACATGTCCATCGGAACTGGACGGATCTTGTGACTTCATCTCTGAACTGCTTCACCTTTGGTTCCCTAACGAATATTGTGATCAGTGTGGTCCATCAGTTGTGTAATAATCTGGATAAGATTGCGAAGTTCTCGCTCAAACAACAGTGTAATTTCCCACCTGACTATGTAGTCTCGCAGCTAGAAGCAATCACAATTCTTTGTCACTACTGTCTCTTGGACAACACCCAGCAGACGACGTTGTCGCATCTCTTCAATCAGGCCTACCCGCAGACGAGCGCTGCTGTTCAGAGCTCCAATACCGGGCAGCTGTTGAACAACATTGTACATTCGTTCTTATCCTCTCAGAACTCCACTGACGCACAGAGCCGCACTGCGCAGCATATGGCAGCGAGAAATGCCGTCCTCAGCCACTTGTCGCGGATTGTGACTAGTGTTGCAGCCATTTGGGACAGCGAGCTGGGACAGGTGAGACAAGTCAAGCAACAGCTGATGGAATTCCTGAGTCCTGTGTCGTTGCATCATGGAGCCAATTTCTTAGCCGCAGTTGCGGTCACATGGCAAGAACGTGGAGAGGCCCATCGGAAGCGCACTGCGGCGGAACGAAATGAAGTGAAACTCTCCATTGCCGAGCAATTCCTTCGTAATTCCACACCTCAGGCATGCCCCGAGCAGTTGAGCCTGGTCAAATTGGTTTCAAGCATTCGAGTTATGCCAATGGATTCCTTTGTGCAGACCCTCCACCAGGTGGTGAAGTCACCACCTCCAATTCATCGTCCACCGGCTGGATTGACAATTGAAGTTTCTGCGTTGGAGCTCTTCTATTTCTACATGAAGTCAGCACCGGCACCACAATTGGGCGATTCGTGGAGTTCACTTCTTGTCCTACTGCGTGACGGTCTAAATTTGAGCCCTCCAGCTCAGTTCACATTGCTAATGTTACTAAGTGAATTCGTTCAGCGTTGTCCGCAGATGCCATTCCAAGATAAAAAGGATATTCGTGATGTCCATGACATCACTTCGCGTCTAATTGAAGCTCTAACAACTGTAGCTGGTGCATGTCTGGAGCCAACAACATGGCTGCGACGTAACCTCGCAGTAAAAGAAGACACATCTCCCGTCACTCCGGATGGAACTCTAAAAGATCTCACGGGAACTCAACAGTACTGCATTCAAGCGCATTCCGTTCTAGCTGCAACTCTAGCCAATCTCTTGGACGTTGCCTATGGCTCTCAAGAGAAGGACAAGGTTGTCACGATAGTCACCAATTTGATGTACACCATCATGCCGTACCTGAAGAATCACACAGCGCGCAACATACCCTCGTTTTACGCCTCATCTAGCCTGTTAGCCAGCCTCAGTGGGTATCAGTATACACGGAAAGCTTGGCGCAAGGACATGTTGGATCTGCTCTTGGATAATTCCTTCTTCCAAATGGACATTTCGTGTTTGCCCTTTTGGAAGCAAATTATGGACAGTTTGATGACATACGATAGCACCACGTTCCGTGAGTTGATGAGTCGCGTGTCACCGGCGCAAGGCGGTAGTTTGTACATATTTGCATCCCGCGAGCAGGAATACGAGCAACGAGCGATGTTCTTAAAACGCTTAGCATTCGTAATATTCTGCAGTGAACTCGATCAGTATCATAAATATATGCCAGAGATTCAAG AACAACTAGCAAATAGTTTGAGACTCCTGCCTGTGATTCCAGCTGTACAATCAGCAGTGTTCCTATGTTTTCgagttttattattaagaatGTCCCCAGATCATGTGACATCTTTATGGCCCACAATAATTGCCGAAATGGTTCAAGTATTTCTTGCCATCGAACAGGAACTTAAATCAACTACAGATGACTTGAG ACTCAATGCTAGTAACAATAATAAttccaacaacagcaacag CCAACAAATGTCATGGACAGCCAATTCAAGCAACGGCATAGCTTCACAAAATCATCTGTACCATTGGCGCGCCGTTCAATTAGAGACTGCAAAATTACTTGAACTAGGATGTGTTCTACCAGCGACCAACTTACCTCATTTTCAGATGTATCGATGGGCGTTTGTCGGCACCGAGTTCAATGCATCCGAGAATTCCATTTCAAATGGTGATTTCGATGATATGCTTCCAAATAGTACTCAATACGTCCCGCATATACGTCGCATAGCTCGCCTTATGGATCAAAAGTATTCGGTTCATTCGCCA aAACCAGATTGTAAGCGTGGAACGCATCTTGTATTGACTTGCCAGCAAATAGTTTCCCTGCAGGATTTGTATGGATTCTTCTCGACTCTGAGTGTGACTTGTCCAACTCCGAGAAACTTTGCAGACACTGGCAAAGAGGTATCCAGTTGTTTGGCTGAAATCGAAGAGATTCTAGCAAAGGATTTCCTTGAGAAAATGCCCACAAGTACGACGCCAAGGTGA